Within Wyeomyia smithii strain HCP4-BCI-WySm-NY-G18 chromosome 2, ASM2978416v1, whole genome shotgun sequence, the genomic segment GAAGCTTACGATGGATTTGTTATAGAGATGCATCGTCTTAAGGCATCACCGTCTACCGGTCCTTTTGATACCCGGAAGAGACCCGTATTTTTGATGCACGGATTGTTGGGTTCCTCTGGCGACTGGATTCTGATTGGACCCAAACATGCACTGCCGTATTTGCTCTCAGATCAAGGGTACGACGTTTGGCTCGGCAATGCCAGAGGAAATCGCTACGGAAGAGAGCATAGCTATTTGACAATGGACATGAAAGAATTTTGGGATTTTTCTTGGCATGAAATAGGCTTCTACGATGTACCGATGATGGTGGATTTCATCCTAAAAACACGCAGCATCGACAAGCTGCACTACATTGGCCATTCTCAGGGTACGACAGCATTTTTTGTGATGACATCACTGCTGCCGGATTATAATGAGAAAATTACGAAGCTGTACGCACTAGCGCCTGCTGCATATTTGAATCATTTAAACCAACCTTTACTAAAGTATCTTGCAACACACTTGGAAGCTGCTACGGTAAGAATGATTATATAAATTGGGAATAATTAAGACCcatgttaataattttctgcagAGCGTCGCGAATATGCTGGGTATTCATCAAATTTCTCCCTCCGAGCCGTTCTACAATCAAATTGCGAACACGTTATGTCCAAGTAACGGAATGTACTGTGTCGATATTATTTCGTCCACCAGTGAATACTGGAATTTGGATTCAGCAATCCTTCCAGTACTCATCGGGCACATTCCAGCCGGCGCATCCATCAAGCAATTTTTCCATTTCGGACAAGAAGTCACCTCGGGACACTTTCGGCAATTCGATTACGGACCGGAAAATAACACTCAAATCTACAACTCAGTCGAACCTCCCGACTACAATCTAACAAACGTTCGCACCCCTGTTAGCATCTACTATGCGCTGAATGACAAGCTCACGCACCCGGAGGATGTTCGACGACTTGCGCAAGAACTGCCGAATCTGGTCGCACTGTACCAACTTCCGAATGCCTCCTTCAGGCATATGGACTTTCTGCTAGCCGCCGACATCAGGCAGGTGTTGTACGAGAGGATTCTCGCCAGTATCGAGGAAGAGGGTTGATCGGGTTATCCAAATAGAATTCTGTAAAGACAAATGTAtctattaattttaaaaaacaccTATTTTCTTCAGTCCGAGCATTTTGTATATTTCGTTCtagaaattataaaaattaaaacagagCTTATAAGTTAAATGCAAAAAGTTTTGGTGGAATTTCGATCTTATTTTGCTCATatttgtttgatggttttgtcAAGGAGTATATTATTTGTTAAgctacaaacaaaaaatatcacctAACAAtgttggaatgttgaaaaatatttttgattttggcCGGCTCtattctataaatttgtattttttaggaatttactcattcaatataccgtgctggatcgaaacccgtacagtatcgaaatccgtacaccttgatgttttacgtcagttttaagcattataaaaatgaaaataaatatgaTAATTACATGTACaaacatgtaactatcatatgaattttcatttctataatgcttaaaactgacgaaaaacatcaaggtgtacggatttcgatactgtacgggtttcgattcaGCACGGTAACGCCGGTCACGACAATCCAGTGAACATCGATGAAACAATAACTTAAAACTGTTtcgaaaatgttatttttttttattctcgcttatttttcgtcggtctagtccggccactgttgttgtgccaatcaccgacgcccgggaaggcgactccacccaggaccctaacttacgaccccgTTGAAtcacggaccggcgccaacgattttactttctcatgcgatggaagacgttatcccagagatttttcgcctcagaaaatctcccggtgtcggctaagattgaatctagaccagttggattggttgtgagtggatcacgccaccccacaaccatcgacacacacctatgtcggcgttgggggATTCGAACCCAAGCGTCCAGTGTGGTTAGCGGAGACGTtgccaaccacgctaggcccccgcctaatgtttaatgtttaattcttgttgagtaatttatggtttttatggtaacaATATTCATGAGAAAaattgcagcagcattgcagtttttccttgaaAGCATACGAAAATAAatcgtgtaccgctgcaataatAAACCAACGGCATTCTGCTCCACCTGTACTGTACGATACTGTTGCCTTTACTAGCACgtcttttttatcattttgtatTGGGTTCTAACTGCAGGTGAACAAATTGTTTAAGAAAGAGCGTTGTTTcaaactagggtttgcaatcccgggaacgatttcccgggaattgcctttttcccgggattcccggatcccgggaataggcatattgattcccgggatcccgggattcccaagctcctcggaaaattttacatacaatattgcaataaaactaaatatcgtatcaaaacacgaaacttacgtcgtagaagtgtagagcagcttcatagtgtgcattatacgaagcaaatatttgcttgcaacgacgatcaatatttgcttgccgtgtaatatcaaactattttcttaatttatttgtcaaaaatatatgctgtcttatttagtaaacgataaattaagaaatattttcttcgtctcatgtctttttttaCTAGTgtgtttactactaagcggatagttgcttaattttttctctgttcattgacaaaaaattttgaaaccagtaaattgataaaaaaaaattgaaacccgtaaatcaatgcgaccagaaataaataaattaataaaactcagtcagtgtaacttgggtcgtggccgcgatttcacattaattacgaaggcattcaaatgctctaaaatctggctgcTAAACACTCAGCGTTATCtccaacaaactaaaagtattggactcttcagtttctaatgaaatgtggcaagagctggaatcggtaatttagaagtattttagaaatcaaaCACCACCGGTGACTcggcgatcttaagcaaagttttacagaagtgaactacattatttgggcctaacgaaa encodes:
- the LOC129719694 gene encoding lipase 3-like, whose product is MGSPLSPILADIVLEDIIEIALAELPFDIPFLRKYVDDLLLVIPKDQTETVLEVFNRQKQRLQFTIQTEQKGKLPFLDMTIIRNDNQSLTSEWYCKPIASGRMLNFYSFHQYKHKINVANNFIHRVNSLTTHDNIDTNSIIRQHLTSNCYPSTLVSRLINQYDKKHFVPQSTRIIHTSDPTTYTPALTVSSTPVAQSQPTNNSIATPQLQTNSEPTAATPDHHPNDTIYRSLLYIPKVTDRLIKTFRREFPNSTIATRLNSTPQITSKYGYETETYKLEAYDGFVIEMHRLKASPSTGPFDTRKRPVFLMHGLLGSSGDWILIGPKHALPYLLSDQGYDVWLGNARGNRYGREHSYLTMDMKEFWDFSWHEIGFYDVPMMVDFILKTRSIDKLHYIGHSQGTTAFFVMTSLLPDYNEKITKLYALAPAAYLNHLNQPLLKYLATHLEAATSVANMLGIHQISPSEPFYNQIANTLCPSNGMYCVDIISSTSEYWNLDSAILPVLIGHIPAGASIKQFFHFGQEVTSGHFRQFDYGPENNTQIYNSVEPPDYNLTNVRTPVSIYYALNDKLTHPEDVRRLAQELPNLVALYQLPNASFRHMDFLLAADIRQVLYERILASIEEEG